The genomic stretch GGAACGAACAATCACAAAAGGTGGCTAGGGACAAAAAGGGAACACCAGCCTTCCCTAGGCTGCTCCCCTAACCTTGGGTCACGTGGTGCTCAGGGACCTGGGAGCCCCTGTCCCATGACCCCAGGCTCCAGGACCGGGGCATTTCCTCAGGGTCCCCATCCACGAACcgcctcctgcccctgctcttCTCCCAGGACTGTCTCCCAAACCCTCCCTCACGCCCACTGCTCTCCACCCTTCAGCCTCCCAGCGCCGTTGAGCCAGCTGACCCCAGAGCCGGCAGCGCCGGGCACTCAGTTTAACCAGTTCCCCCCAGGGTTCCTGCTCCTCACCCCAGCTCACCCAGTGTTGTTACCCAGTTCTGGGGGGTCCCAGGTCTGTAGTGCCTCCAGTACCTTCCCATGTATGAAATGACGCtaacccctccctcctccaagtGGCACTCTATCCCCCTTGCCTGGAGTCCTTGTTTTGGGTAGagattttatgtctttcttagaggggcagggaaggagaaagagttgAGGAGAAACAACGAGAggggaacctgacccacaacccaggcgtgtgctgtGACCAGGAGCTGACCCAGGGACCTTCctgttcccaggctggcactcatcccgctgagccacaccagccagggccagaacccaCCCTATTCTGCCTGTGGCTTCTGGGAGGGGTGGCGTGGGAGGATGTGGGTCCCAAGGGCAGGGGCCTGTGCACTCCTTCCCTGTGTGGACTGCTCCCTGGGTGAAGGGGCGTGGGAGACAGTGGGTGAACCATAGCTGTGAGTGGAGGGTGGTGCTGGTACTTTCTAGTGTCAAGATGGGGCCACCTGCTGCTGCATCGCATTGTTCCCTGTGACTCTGCCCCTTTCTGTGTCAGAGAAGTCACCTCTATCCTCTGAGCACTCGGCCTGCCTTAGCTAGTAACGCTCATGATGGGCAACTCTGGTGTTTCATAGATGGAACTCATCTCTACCAGGCCCTCTTTAGAGGGTGTGGATGtccctgacacagagctcctgtgCCTGTGATTTGTTATCTTGGCATTCACCACGCCGCCCATGACTGCTGGCAGCCATTCTGGGGAACACCGACTCCTACCACCATCCTGACCTTCAGCAAAAGGCATCGTTGAGCTTTCTGAGAATTCTGGTGCTCTTGCCATCCGTGCTCTCCTCCTAGGCTCAGTAAACAAGAGTTGGCTTCAGGCTTCCCCATGGAGCGTGGTTGATTGGACTCTCTTCTGCCTTTTCGTACTATACCTCCCCCTGCGATACTCACTTCTCTGAGCCAGCTGACCCTTCCTCCACTACCTGCTCAGAAGTTCTGGCTGTTTTGCTCCAGGCACGGTAGCCACACCTTCTGCCAACCTTGCAGGACCCACCCCAGCAGCAGGTTGGCACCATCGCCCAGGGCTGTGCTGAATCATGACCCACAATCCTGAACTCCAGCTTCTCCCAAGTTAAGATCTATCCATATCCCCACCCCACTGTCGCCCACCTTCATCAGGAGCAGCCCCCTACAtgtccctgcagggccctggctaGTTCCTGACAATCCTCTGGCTTCTAGATTTTTCCTCCATAGCTGCCTGTCATATCCCTGGATTGGTTGTGGGCTGAGTGATGATGGGTACTGGCCTGGCGGGCAGAGGGGACATGTCTGGAGACGTGTGGTTTCTGGTGTGGCTTCTGCCAGGCAGAGGCCTCCTGGTTTCCCtcaagcaggggaggggagctcGCCCTCACCTGGTGCAGAGAGGCGCCTGCCAGGGTCAGTGCTCGGTCTGCCAGCTCAGGTGTCAGGGGGAGTCACTTGTTGGCACAGAGCTGGGGGAGATGCTTATGGTCACTTTTCTTTCAACCCCAACTTTCCCCTGCATTTTCTCCTTCACAGATGCGCCCTCTATTGGCTCTATATTCAGTGTCTCTGCCAATGGACCACCATGGTGTGAGTTTCTTGGCACAATCAATGGGACCCCATTTTTTAAGTATTCCTGTAAGAGTCGGACGGCCGAACCGGTCGGTCCTGTGGGGATGATGCTGAGTTCCACAGAGGCCTGGAACCAACAGTGTGAACACTGGACGGAGCTGTTCCCTGAGCTCCAGAAGGCACTGCTGGACAATCAAAAGAATATTGGTGAAGCCTTTGGTAAGTTTGCATGATCCAGGGTAGAAGTAGAGCAATGTTGTAGGGGTCGGGAACAATCGTGTTCATGTGAATATTGAAAGTGTGTCCTACCCAAGAGGCCCAGCAGGCAGGGTAGGACACAGAGGAGCGAGCAGGGccaggagacaggaggggagcagagggctgggtACCAGGAAAGACCTGAGGCTGACGTCTTTCCCCCGGGGGTAGGGAGAGATGCTCTCTCCCTGCAGGGCAGCATGATGTGTGAGCAGGAATCCAATGGACGCCGCAAAACGTTCTGGGAGTTTGGCTTCAAAGGACAGATGTGTCTCCGCTTTGACTCGAAGAGCAGACGCTGGGCAGAGTTGCACCCTGGATGTAGTTCGTTGAAAGACACGCTGGACGATAACAGTGATATATCCAGATGCCTTGGTTGGATCTCAAATGGAAACTGTGTGAAGCTGCTTAATCAGAGCACAGTTCTGAACACAAAAGGTAACTGCGGAGGGAAAATTTATGGTCCCTTGAAATGGCAttgacactgtgtgtgtgtttctgtgtgttgtgtgtggttTGAGAAACTGGTCTGTccactgtgggtttttttttaaataaagtcacaGGAATGTCCCACATCTGTCCTTTCCCTTCTCACCTCCTCAAATCTCTTCTGCCTGCACTTAACCTTGGGCCACTCACTGTGGATTTCTTGCTGAGCCCAAACATGAGGGCCTCGTTCTGTTCCACACCTGTTCCTTGTACTCTTCCCTCGTCTCACCtcacttttcttctttagctcaCCTGCTTATTTCTGCAAATCCTTCAATAGCGCCTTGAGTCAGCTCCTGAGAAGactgttctctctccttcctcacatGTCACCTCCTCTTCTGTCACAGCAGGAGGGACTGGGTATGTTGTGACCCTGCTTCCCCCATTAGCTGTAGGAGCCCAAGGGGTCAGGGCCCATGTCCTCTCTTTATTCCAGCCCCAGGACCTGCCACAGTGGCTGCCACACTGGAGGGGCAGCACCTGTCCATATTGTAGGGTgacctggggcagcagggctgagggggCATCTCCTCATAAATGGGGTCTGGACAAGGCTGACACTCTGGTGTTTCCCTTGCAGCTGCACCGATCATGGCCACAACTACGGCCCCAGCACCAGCCCCATCCAAGGCCGTGATTATCAAGGACAACATTGCCTTGATCCTCACACTGATTTTTATCTTACTCACACTTGACATCTAGGCTGGATCCTTTACAGGTACGGAGGTACAGGTAACAGGTACGGAGGGCATAACTGAGTGGGAAGTAGGGTGCAGAAGGCCTACAGTGAGGACAGGGAAGGTGGCTTCCCAGCCTGACATCTGCACCCTCACTGAACCTGGAAAGGAGACCAGGACAATAAGACCAAGTACCACTTGACAGCAGTCACGTGGACAAGCTCAGCCCCCAGATCTGCTGTCTCCTCACGTGGGTgccagagggacaggcaggggcccACACCAAGGCCTAAGGCCTGCTGGTGCTGCAGGGGTTTAGTGTTCAGTCCTGACTCAGAGTCTCTGTTGGGAGAGAGCGTTtgggcccagggtgggtggtGTGGGGACAGCAGGACACAGGGCCAGCAGTGCTCACACTCAGGTGAGAGCAGCATGGTGGCTGCATGGGATATGTCCAGGGGACGGGGACTGTCcagggggctgagaggagggggcctgggtgtATCCCAGGAAGAGGGTGGAAAGGGTTGCAGACCCAACTGAAAAGGCTGGAGTTGGCTGCTCTGTTTCCACAGAAAGTTGCCTGGGAACAGCAGGTAAGGCAGCGGTTGAACAGTAGGGACTGTgccagaggagggtggagggggccagTTCTGCTGAAGCCCTGGGACTCCTGGCTGAGCCCTGGTGTGATCAGCTGGCAGCCAGCTCCTTCAGACCCCAGATCCTGAGCCCCTAaggggccctgccctgagcagaggtgactggggaggtgggtggggctgagctgCTGGTGGAGTGGGATGCAGACAGCTGACTGCAGCAGGAGTgcacggggcagggcagggacagtgggTCTCAAAGTGGTGTGCTGGGACCAGGGTGACCAGAGCTTCCTTTGCCCCCTGAGTCCTTGCCCCACCTGTCATTAGCCTGACTTGGGTCTGATTGTCATGTGATAAAGAAGGGAGGACATGGGTGCCCACTGCAGGGCCCAGTGAGCGGACATATGTGAGTCTCAGGGAGGATGGGGCTCTGAGACGGAAGGGTTGGGGCTGGTCACTCCCGGGGAACTGACCCCGGATTCACGCAGTCACTCAGACAAACGTGTGCTTCTTTTTTCTGATGGCAGAAGATGCTTCTCAGAAGCTCCTCAGAGTGTGGCGTAGTTCCCCACGTATCCCTTCTGGTCGGACACCTTTCCATCATGTCCAGCTGCTCACCTGTTACCCTCCAGGAGCTGCAGCCCTTGCAGCCTCCAGAAGATTGCGGTGCTACAGAGGAAGCGACATGCATTTTCTCTACTCGGGGCATAGAGTCTTTCTGCACTTTTTTTggacatttgtatttattttctctaggTGGGAGTTGTTGGGACAATTGTTGGGGTTTGTGAACTAGTTTCCTTTccgttt from Phyllostomus discolor isolate MPI-MPIP mPhyDis1 chromosome 4, mPhyDis1.pri.v3, whole genome shotgun sequence encodes the following:
- the LOC118499956 gene encoding UL16-binding protein 6-like; this encodes MMLSSTEAWNQQCEHWTELFPELQKALLDNQKNIGEAFGRDALSLQGSMMCEQESNGRRKTFWEFGFKGQMCLRFDSKSRRWAELHPGCSSLKDTLDDNSDISRCLGWISNGNCVKLLNQSTVLNTKAAPIMATTTAPAPAPSKAVIIKDNIALILTLIFKMLLRSSSECGVVPHVSLLVGHLSIMSSCSPVTLQELQPLQPPEDCGATEEATCIFSTRGIESFCTFFGHLLSEQELASGFPMDPPQQQVGAIAQGCAKS